Part of the Thermomicrobiales bacterium genome, TACAGGATTCGGATCGGCGAAGAAACGCGTCTCGACGCCAAACTGGGCGGCGATCTCGGCGGCCAATGCCTGCACGCCAAGTCGCTCGGTCGCTTCGTGACCGGCAGCCACGACGACGACACCCATCTCGCGCGCTTCGGCCATCGTCGGCTCGCGAATGTCGCCAGTCACCAGGGCGTCGCAGCCAGCTTCCAGCGCCTCATCCAGCGCCGAATAGCCCGAGCCGGTCAGGAACCCGACACGCTCCAGCGGCGGAGCGTCCTCAACCGCGCCAACAGCCAGTGGCTCCCGCCCAGTAATCTCCGCCATCACGGCCAGCAGCTCGCCGAGCGAGTGCGGTGCCCTGCGCGTGCCAACGACGCCGAGCGGCTCGCCGCCAACCAGCGCGAAGCGCCCCGCGCTCTCATACCCAGCCGCCCTCGCCAGCAGCGCGCAATTGCCGATCTCCGGGTGCCCATCGAGCGGCAGGTGGTAGCCGATCAGGTTGATGTCGTTGGCTAACAGCAAGCGCAGTCGTTCCGCAAACAGACCGGTGATCGGGCCGCTGCGGCTGCCCCACAGGAGCCCGTGATGCACCAGCAACGCGTCAGCACCCCAGGCGAGCGCCGCATTCAGCGTCCGCTGCGATGTGCTGACTGCGACGGCCAGACGCACCACATCCGCTCGGCCAGCCACCTGCAGGCCGTTGACGGCAACATCCTGAAACGTGGCGGCCTGAAGGCGCTGATCCGCCCATTGAACGATCGCGTCGACTTGCGCCATCGGCTCCAGCCTCCTTTTCGCATCACGGCGATATTGTGCCACCCATTGCGGATCTGTCTTCGTCGGTATACTGACTTGTCAGTAGGAATCGCTCGCTTCTGTCGCGTCAGAATAGGACTCACATGGCGTCACCACGCACACTCCAGCCAACCGACTCGATCGATCTGCACATGCACACCTGGGCATCTGATGGTGGCTGGGACCCTCCGGCGCTCGCTGCCTACCTGGCCGAGCGCAACTTCCGTGTCGTCGCCGTGGCGGACCATGACACGATGTTCTCCGTCCCGACCATGCAGGCCGAGACAGCCAAACACGGCATCACGCTGATTCCGGCAGTCGAGGTCACGACTCGCTGGTCCGACCGCCAGGTGCATGTCCTTATCTACAACGTGGACCTCGAAGCTGAGCGTACCGCCGCGTTCCGCGATCTGATGGCATTGCAGCGTGAGCAATTGCGCACGACATCCGAGCGCGCAATCGAGTTGCTGGAGCACCACGGACGGTACATTCCGGCGCTGGCCGAGGTGAACCGCGGCCTGCCACTGACGCCACACCACGTCTTCACCGCGATGATCAAGGCCGGGCACGGGACGAACCTGTATCAGGCGCACAACATCGTGCGCTCACTCGGCGAGCCCGTCATCGTCGATGTGCCGATCGCCGACACCGTCGCCGCCGCGCACGAGGCAGGCGCGATCGCGATCGTCGCCCACCCGGGCCGCGATGAGGGCAAGGGCATTCTGACCGCCGAGCTGCTGGACAGTCTGCGCCAGGAAGCGCCGGTCGATGGCGTCGAAGCGCACTACCGCTCGTATAAGGATGCCGATGTCCAGCGCTACCGCGACTATGCCGCCGAGCGCGGCCTGCTGGTCAGCACCGGCTCCGACTCGCACCGCCCCGGCTACCCGGTCAATCCGATTGCCTTCGAAGCCCGCTGGGCCGCCGACCTGCTGGAACGCTTCGGCATCGACGTCGAGCCGTGGGACGGCCCCGCCTGGCAGCCAGCAAAGGCGGCCGTCGGCAGCGCAAGCTGAGCGCATGCCACGCATCACGCGACTGCACCACGCACAGATCACGATCCCGCGCGGCGCGGAAGACACGGCCCGAGCGT contains:
- a CDS encoding PHP domain-containing protein translates to MASPRTLQPTDSIDLHMHTWASDGGWDPPALAAYLAERNFRVVAVADHDTMFSVPTMQAETAKHGITLIPAVEVTTRWSDRQVHVLIYNVDLEAERTAAFRDLMALQREQLRTTSERAIELLEHHGRYIPALAEVNRGLPLTPHHVFTAMIKAGHGTNLYQAHNIVRSLGEPVIVDVPIADTVAAAHEAGAIAIVAHPGRDEGKGILTAELLDSLRQEAPVDGVEAHYRSYKDADVQRYRDYAAERGLLVSTGSDSHRPGYPVNPIAFEARWAADLLERFGIDVEPWDGPAWQPAKAAVGSAS
- a CDS encoding Nif3-like dinuclear metal center hexameric protein, which produces MAQVDAIVQWADQRLQAATFQDVAVNGLQVAGRADVVRLAVAVSTSQRTLNAALAWGADALLVHHGLLWGSRSGPITGLFAERLRLLLANDINLIGYHLPLDGHPEIGNCALLARAAGYESAGRFALVGGEPLGVVGTRRAPHSLGELLAVMAEITGREPLAVGAVEDAPPLERVGFLTGSGYSALDEALEAGCDALVTGDIREPTMAEAREMGVVVVAAGHEATERLGVQALAAEIAAQFGVETRFFADPNPV